Part of the Geoalkalibacter ferrihydriticus DSM 17813 genome is shown below.
CACCACTGTCATGCCGGCGACGATGATGTCGGCCCGCTCCGGAGCCAGGCCCGGCACGGCGCGGCGTTCGCTTAGAGGCTTGCGCGCCAGCATGGCGAGCAGATGGACGACTTCCGAGCGCAGCACGTCGTAGCCCTGAACGCTGCTGAACTGTTCGCGCCGCTGCGCCATGACCATGGCGGCGATGGTTGTCATCGCCCCCCCCGAGCCGATCAGGCACTGGATACCCCCATCTTGGTCGGAGAGACTCTTTTTTAAGGCAGCGCGGATATATTTGCGCAAGCGCTTATGTTGCTCTGGGCTGATGGGGTCCTTGGGCAGAAACTTTTCGGTGAGGACCACGGCGCCCAGTTCCAGGGAAAAGATATCCTCGATGTGGGCTCCCATGGTGGAGACGATTTCCGCGCTGCCTCCGCCGATGTCGACCAGAGCGTAGCGCAGGTTTTCCATCTCAAAACTGCTACGCGCGCTGAGAAAGGCCAGCTCGGCCTCTTCCTCGCCGGAAATGATTTCGATGTCCAGACCCAGATCCTGTTTGACAGCTGCGACGAAGGCCCGCCCGTTGTGTGCCTGGCGCACCGCACTGGTGGCTACCGCTTCCACGGCCGCAACCCCATAGCCTTGCTGAATTTTGCTCATGCGCGCCAAGGCTTCGCAGGCGCGCGCCCAGGCCGCGGGGGATATCTCGCCGCTCTGTGTAAGCCCTTCGCCGAGGCGCACCGTGGCTTTTTCATCATCGAGAACCTGGAATTCGCCACCGGGGCGCGCCTCCACCACGATGGAGCGAATCGAGTTGGTACCAATATCGATGGCGGCCAGGCGCCGGTTCTCGGACTGGGGTGCGGTCGCAGCGTCCTGGGCGTCGCCGTCCTGCAACGCTTGTTTGGTCTTTTTTATGGCAATGGGTCTCAATGCTGACATGGATATCCTTAGCGGCTCAGGCTCAGTGAGAGGTCAGGGTTGCCGGGTCGGTGTAGAATTCCCCTTTGGCCAGCAGCCACAGAAAACGTGCGCCCTGTTCCTCGGCTTGGGGTTCCCATTCGAGGGCCAGAACGCCGCCCTTGCTCAAGGAAAAGGCTTCGGACACTTTCAGCAGCGCACCGCCGATTTCGCCCAAATCAGGTTCATGGCCGACGCAGGCCAGGGAGTTGACCCCGGGATGGCGGGCGAGCAGCTTGCGCAACTGCGCGAGGCTAAAGCCGGGAGCGAGCAATTCATCAACGGGCAGCAGCCCTTTAAAGCTCAGCGCATCGGCAAGGATTTCCGCAGTTTGCACCGCGCGCACCAAGGGGCTTGAGACGATGACTTCCGGAGCCATGCCTTTTTTTCTCAGGCTTGCGGCCGCGCTGCGGAAGCGCTCGCGGCCTTCGGGGGTCAGATAGCGATTCTCCTCGGGGATGTCGAATGATCTTTCCACGGCCTTGGCATGCCGGACGAGAAACAGCTGCATGAAAACACCTCCGCAATCGATACCCAATGGCGTTTCGGCTTTTCTTTCTAGGATAATAACATTTTGTTGGGAACCTGTGAGGGCCGGGCGGGAAAAAACGCAGAAGCGCCGCCTGCGCGCGGGCAGGCGGCGGGAAATGCTCAGAAGTTCAGGCGCAAGCCGAAAGTGAGATTGTGCGTGGCATAATCCATCTCGTTACGCACCCCTGCCACGTCGGTAAAGGTTGCATCCAGGGTGGCGAAATAGCGATACCCGAGATCCAGGCTCAGGTGTCGGCCCACGGGCAGACCCACCCCGCCTCCGACTTGATAGGCAAAGCGGGTGTCGCTGTCGTCGCTGAAACTGGGGTTGTCGAACACCAGGCGCGCGGCGCCCAGGCCCCCGCCGAAAAAGGGCACGAAGATGCTGTCGGTCTGGATGTCGATCCAAGTGTTGGCCATCAGGCTGGTGACCTTCATCTCTCCGCCGGCTGAGCGAAAACCCGCGCCTTGCTCAACCATGTCCACATCGTTTTGGCGCGCCGCCACCTCGAGTTCAATGCGCCCGGTGATGTTGTCATATTTGCTGAAATAGTGTCCGGTGTTGTAGCCCAGGGCGAGACCTGCATGGCCCCCCCAGTCGAACTCAACGATGAGGCGGCGGTCACCTTGCGTGGAGCGCAGGGCGGAATCTTCCAGATACTGGGTGCCGGCAAAGGCGCCGAGGTAAAAACCGGTCTGGGCCAGGGCCGGTGTGGCGATGAGTGCCAGGGCCAGGATCAGGGATGCGGTAAAAACGCGCTGTCTCAAAGAAGCCTCCATCTGCGGGTTGATTGTGGACACACAGTAACTGTTTCAGCAGGTAGCGCAGGCCGCGGTGGCACTGTCCGACGTTATATCTGAATAGTTACCAACAAACAAAATAAAAGTAGGTGTTTGGCCTGTTGCTGTCAACGGCAAATCACGGTTGTGCTATATTTGACAGGATCGAAATTCAAATGGTAACCGTTCAGCATGCACCGCAGGGTACGGCGGCATCGCGTGCGGCAAAAACGCACCTGCGGCTCAAACATTTGCCGCAGCACTCAACCGCCGCACCCTGGGGTACTCTCGGACGTTGCCGCTGAATAGTGACATCAAATGTTCCCCAAATTGTCAGTGCGGAGGTATTGAGATGGGAAGCTGCCAGAAAGGCAAGTCCGAAACCGATCCCCATCCGGGCGCCTACAAATGCAAGAAATGTGGTGCAGTGTCGGAAAAGGATAAACACTTGTGCGACGCCAAAAAGATCAAAGGGTCAGACAAGGAAAAGAAGAAAAAAAAGAAATGATCCGGGGTTAGAGACCGAAGCGGCGCAGTGTTTCAGCTGGTGCCTGATCAAAGTGAGAAAACTCCAGGGAGTAGCTGCCCCTTCCCTTGGTTGCGCTGCGCAGTTCGGTCATGTAGCCGAACATCTCGACCAGGGGAACCTTGGCGCGGATGACATCGGTGTCGCCGCGTGACAGCATCCCCTCCACCTGGCCGCGTTTCTGCGGCAAGGCGCCAAGAACCTTGCCGGTGTAATCGGCGGGTGCCGTCAATTCCAGGGCCATGACCGGCTCTAGAAGGGTCGGGGCGGCTTCACGGGCGGCGCGGGAGAAGCCGCGCTGAGCGGCGGCGCGCAGACCCAGTTCGGTCGTGTGTCCGGCCACCAGGGGCGCCTCTTCGACAAGGATGCGCACATCCGTGAGGGGATAGCCCGTTCGCACTCCCCCACGGCAGGCTTGCCGCAAGCTGTCCTCAACCAGGGTGCGCCAAGGGGCGGGCAGGGCCTCGGCCACGCCGGGAGCAAAGGCGATTTCCAGCCCGCTGTTGCGCGCCAGGGGTTCCAGAAGCAGCAGCACCTCGCCCTGATGGCGGCGGCCGTCGATCTCGCGATCAAAGATTTCGTGATGACGGCGGCTGCGGGTGAGGGTCTCGCGGAAGACCACCTGGGGGCGTCCGGTCTTGACCTCTACCCCGAAGTCGCGTGCCAGGCGATCGACGACCACCTCCAGGTGCAATTCACCCATGCCGGTAAGGATGGTCTGGCCCGTTTCGGCGTCTTCGCGCACGCGAAAGGTCGGATCTTCCCATTGCAGCTTTTCCAGGGCCGGAATCAGGCGCTCGCGGTCGTCCACGGCGCGTGCCTCCACCGCCACCGAAACAACCGGTTCGGGCAGGGTCAGTCCGGCGAGCAGCAGTGGGCGCTCAGGGCGGCACAGGGTGTCGCCGGTGAGCACATCTTTGAGACCGGTGGCGGCGACGATGTCGCCGGCGCGCGCCTCGTCGATGCGCTCGCGCTTATGGGCATGCATGAGAAACAGCCGGGCCAGGCGGTCCTCGCCGCCGCGGGTGCTGTTGAGCAGGACATCGCCTGAGACGATGCGTCCCGAGTAGAGGCGCAGATAAGTCAGCTTGCGTCCCTCGTCGGAGAGGACTTTGAAGGCCAGGGCGCACAACGGACCCAGGGGGTCGCAGGGCAGTTCGATCCTGTTCTCCGTGTCTGGTTCCCGGGCTTCGACGGGAGGTGTTTCCAGGGGCGAGGGCAGATATTCGATTACGCCGTCGAGCAAGGGCTGAATGCCTTTATTGCGCAGGGCTGAGCCGAGAAAGGTCGGGTACAGGCGACAGGCGAGGGTGCCGCGGCGCAACGCGGTGCGAACCCGCTCCAGGGAGGGCGCACGTCCCTCAACAAAGTCCGCCATGACCTCGTCGTCGAAATCGGCGGCGGCCTCGATAGCCCTGTCACGCGCCGCCCGGGCGGCGGCGGCCAATTCATCAGGAATGGGCCGGCGTGTAACTTCGGCTCCTTGATCGTCTTCGGAAAAGCTCAGCGCCTCCTGCGCAAGAACATCGATGACCCCGCGAAAGGCTCCTTCCACCCCCCAGGGCAATTGCAGGAGTATCGCCCGCGCCGCCAGCTTGTCACCGATTTGCCGCACAACCGCGTCGACATCGGCGCCGACCCGGTCGAGCTTGTTGATGAGGCAGATGCGCGGCACCCTGTAGCGATCCGCCTGGCGCCATACGGATTCACTTTGCGGCTGCACCCCTTCCACAGCACTGAAAATCGCCACCGCTCCGTCCAGTACGCGCAATGAGCGTTCGACCTCAATGGTGAAGTCGATGTGCCCGGGAGTATCGATGAGA
Proteins encoded:
- a CDS encoding SixA phosphatase family protein; translated protein: MQLFLVRHAKAVERSFDIPEENRYLTPEGRERFRSAAASLRKKGMAPEVIVSSPLVRAVQTAEILADALSFKGLLPVDELLAPGFSLAQLRKLLARHPGVNSLACVGHEPDLGEIGGALLKVSEAFSLSKGGVLALEWEPQAEEQGARFLWLLAKGEFYTDPATLTSH
- a CDS encoding outer membrane protein, giving the protein MRQRVFTASLILALALIATPALAQTGFYLGAFAGTQYLEDSALRSTQGDRRLIVEFDWGGHAGLALGYNTGHYFSKYDNITGRIELEVAARQNDVDMVEQGAGFRSAGGEMKVTSLMANTWIDIQTDSIFVPFFGGGLGAARLVFDNPSFSDDSDTRFAYQVGGGVGLPVGRHLSLDLGYRYFATLDATFTDVAGVRNEMDYATHNLTFGLRLNF
- the fusA gene encoding elongation factor G: MKAPELSRIRNLGIISHIDAGKTTVSERILFYTGETHKLGEVHEGTAVMDWMPQEQERGITITATSTACRWRDHWLNLIDTPGHIDFTIEVERSLRVLDGAVAIFSAVEGVQPQSESVWRQADRYRVPRICLINKLDRVGADVDAVVRQIGDKLAARAILLQLPWGVEGAFRGVIDVLAQEALSFSEDDQGAEVTRRPIPDELAAAARAARDRAIEAAADFDDEVMADFVEGRAPSLERVRTALRRGTLACRLYPTFLGSALRNKGIQPLLDGVIEYLPSPLETPPVEAREPDTENRIELPCDPLGPLCALAFKVLSDEGRKLTYLRLYSGRIVSGDVLLNSTRGGEDRLARLFLMHAHKRERIDEARAGDIVAATGLKDVLTGDTLCRPERPLLLAGLTLPEPVVSVAVEARAVDDRERLIPALEKLQWEDPTFRVREDAETGQTILTGMGELHLEVVVDRLARDFGVEVKTGRPQVVFRETLTRSRRHHEIFDREIDGRRHQGEVLLLLEPLARNSGLEIAFAPGVAEALPAPWRTLVEDSLRQACRGGVRTGYPLTDVRILVEEAPLVAGHTTELGLRAAAQRGFSRAAREAAPTLLEPVMALELTAPADYTGKVLGALPQKRGQVEGMLSRGDTDVIRAKVPLVEMFGYMTELRSATKGRGSYSLEFSHFDQAPAETLRRFGL
- a CDS encoding Ppx/GppA phosphatase family protein, whose product is MSALRPIAIKKTKQALQDGDAQDAATAPQSENRRLAAIDIGTNSIRSIVVEARPGGEFQVLDDEKATVRLGEGLTQSGEISPAAWARACEALARMSKIQQGYGVAAVEAVATSAVRQAHNGRAFVAAVKQDLGLDIEIISGEEEAELAFLSARSSFEMENLRYALVDIGGGSAEIVSTMGAHIEDIFSLELGAVVLTEKFLPKDPISPEQHKRLRKYIRAALKKSLSDQDGGIQCLIGSGGAMTTIAAMVMAQRREQFSSVQGYDVLRSEVVHLLAMLARKPLSERRAVPGLAPERADIIVAGMTVVDEIMRRFGTNILKINERGIRHGLILRSLEKHGLASRETPAADWRSTVLKFARSCHFNEDHADQVAQLALNIFDALAPDFHLLPRHRHLLEAAALLHDIGYFINYARHHKHSYHLIRHASLFGFSPREQEIIANVARYHRRALPKKSHDNLQGLTAEDQRTIKRLGGILRLADGLDRRRNRMVKSIECGLDARELRIRLSGAEDLSVEVYGGESKSDLFEAAFDRKLKILIN